One genomic segment of Amycolatopsis granulosa includes these proteins:
- a CDS encoding PhzF family phenazine biosynthesis protein has translation MTEVLRYTAFSTDPAGGNPAGVVLDAHELTDTDMQKIAAEVGYSETAFATSTADRHYRVRYFSPLAEVAFCGHATIATAVALAQRTGTGDLRFETPAGPITLQTSGQETITAGFTSVPTRSRPATDDELRRTLDALGWSGSDLDPAWPAHVAFAGNDHLVLAAATRDRLARLDYDFDRLGDLMREYGWTTVHLFRPENETTVHARDPFPVGGVVEDPATGAAAAAFGGYLRALGKVTEPRRITIIQGEDMGRRSELLVDVRPDDERVTITGTATPL, from the coding sequence ATGACCGAGGTTCTTCGCTACACCGCGTTCAGCACGGACCCCGCCGGCGGCAACCCGGCCGGCGTCGTACTGGATGCGCACGAGCTCACCGACACCGACATGCAGAAGATCGCGGCGGAGGTCGGCTACTCCGAGACCGCGTTCGCCACCAGCACCGCGGACCGCCACTACCGCGTCCGCTACTTCAGCCCGCTGGCCGAGGTCGCCTTCTGCGGGCACGCGACGATCGCCACGGCGGTCGCCCTCGCCCAGCGCACCGGCACCGGCGACCTGCGCTTCGAGACACCCGCCGGCCCCATCACGCTCCAGACCAGTGGCCAGGAGACGATCACCGCCGGGTTCACCAGCGTCCCCACCCGGTCCCGGCCGGCCACCGACGACGAACTGCGCCGCACCCTCGATGCGCTCGGCTGGTCCGGCTCCGACCTCGACCCGGCCTGGCCGGCGCACGTCGCCTTCGCCGGCAACGATCACCTGGTGCTCGCCGCCGCCACCCGGGACCGGCTGGCGCGCCTGGACTACGACTTCGACCGGCTGGGCGACCTCATGCGCGAGTACGGCTGGACCACCGTGCACCTGTTCCGGCCGGAGAACGAAACCACCGTGCACGCCCGCGACCCGTTCCCGGTCGGCGGCGTGGTCGAGGACCCGGCCACGGGCGCGGCGGCCGCGGCTTTCGGCGGTTACCTGCGGGCCCTGGGCAAGGTCACCGAACCCCGGCGCATCACGATCATCCAGGGCGAGGACATGGGGCGGCGCAGCGAACTCCTGGTCGACGTCCGCCCGGACGACGAGCGGGTGACGATCACCGGGACCGCCACCCCGCTCTGA
- the purH gene encoding bifunctional phosphoribosylaminoimidazolecarboxamide formyltransferase/IMP cyclohydrolase: protein MTVEGRRPVKRALIGVSDKTGLLELGTALHAAGVEIVSTGGTAKTLADAGVPVTPVEQVTGFPESFDGRVKTLHPRVHAGLLADRDRPEHVEQLRELDIAPFDLLVVNLYPFRETVASGASPEDCVENIDIGGPAMVRAAAKNHNNVAVVVDPARYGWVLEQVRAGGFDLADRKRLAAQAYAHTASYDMAVASWFASVYAPDSTAADSGFPDFTGGTWERGDVLRYGENPHQRAAVYRHWRGGLAHAEQLHGKAMSYNNYVDTDAARRAAYDFADPAVAIIKHANPCGIAVGADIAEAHRKAHACDPVSAYGGVIAANRPITREAAEQIAEVFTEVVLAPGFEDEALDVLKRKKNVRLLTLPALTDADPIEFRPISGGMLVQTADRIDAPGDSPENWTLATGEAVDADTLADLVFAWRAIRAVKSNAILLASGQATVGVGMGQVNRVDSARLAVQRAGDRVKGSVAASDAFFPFPDGLQVLIDAGVRAVVQPGGSIRDPEVIAAAEEAGVTMYLTGTRHFTH from the coding sequence GTGACGGTGGAAGGTCGGCGTCCGGTCAAGCGCGCCCTGATCGGCGTTTCGGACAAGACGGGCCTGCTGGAGCTGGGCACCGCGCTGCACGCGGCCGGTGTGGAGATCGTCTCCACCGGCGGCACGGCGAAGACGCTGGCGGACGCCGGGGTGCCGGTCACGCCGGTCGAGCAGGTCACCGGTTTCCCGGAGTCGTTCGACGGCCGGGTCAAGACCCTGCACCCGCGGGTGCACGCGGGCCTGCTGGCCGACCGCGACCGGCCCGAGCACGTCGAGCAGCTGCGCGAGCTCGACATCGCGCCGTTCGACCTGCTGGTGGTCAACCTCTACCCGTTCCGCGAGACGGTCGCCTCGGGCGCGAGCCCCGAGGACTGCGTGGAGAACATCGACATCGGTGGCCCGGCGATGGTCCGCGCCGCGGCGAAGAACCACAACAACGTGGCCGTCGTGGTCGACCCGGCCCGCTACGGCTGGGTGCTGGAGCAGGTTCGGGCCGGCGGTTTCGACCTCGCCGATCGCAAGCGGCTCGCGGCGCAGGCGTATGCGCACACCGCGAGCTACGACATGGCGGTGGCCTCCTGGTTCGCCAGCGTCTACGCCCCGGACAGCACTGCGGCCGACTCCGGCTTCCCGGACTTCACCGGCGGCACCTGGGAACGCGGCGACGTGCTGCGCTACGGCGAGAACCCGCACCAGCGCGCGGCGGTGTACCGGCACTGGCGCGGTGGGCTGGCACACGCCGAGCAGCTGCACGGCAAGGCCATGTCCTACAACAACTACGTCGACACCGACGCCGCGCGCCGGGCCGCCTACGACTTCGCGGATCCCGCGGTGGCGATCATCAAGCACGCCAACCCGTGCGGCATCGCGGTGGGCGCGGACATCGCCGAGGCGCACCGCAAGGCACACGCCTGCGACCCGGTGTCGGCCTACGGCGGCGTGATCGCGGCGAACCGGCCGATCACCCGTGAGGCCGCCGAGCAGATCGCCGAGGTGTTCACCGAGGTCGTGCTCGCGCCCGGGTTCGAGGACGAGGCGCTGGACGTGCTCAAGCGCAAGAAGAACGTGCGCCTGCTGACACTGCCCGCGCTGACCGATGCGGACCCGATCGAGTTCCGGCCGATCTCCGGCGGGATGCTCGTCCAGACGGCCGACCGGATCGACGCGCCGGGTGACTCGCCGGAGAACTGGACTCTGGCCACCGGCGAGGCCGTCGACGCGGACACGCTCGCGGACCTGGTGTTCGCGTGGCGGGCGATCCGCGCGGTGAAGTCGAACGCGATCCTGCTGGCCAGCGGGCAGGCGACGGTCGGCGTGGGCATGGGCCAGGTCAACCGCGTCGACTCCGCGCGGCTGGCCGTGCAGCGTGCGGGCGACCGGGTCAAGGGTTCGGTGGCCGCGTCGGACGCGTTCTTCCCGTTCCCCGACGGGCTGCAGGTGCTGATCGACGCCGGTGTGCGGGCGGTGGTCCAGCCGGGCGGCTCGATCCGCGACCCGGAGGTCATCGCCGCGGCCGAAGAGGCCGGCGTGACGATGTACCTGACCGGGACGCGGCACTTCACGCACTGA
- the purN gene encoding phosphoribosylglycinamide formyltransferase gives MELPVPVKLVVLASGSGTLLQSLLDATQRMGFPAKVVAVGTDRPGVEALARAERARVPHFTVRLGDHPDRNAWDKALTEAVAAYEPDLVVSAGFLKILGTNFLARFPNRVINTHPALLPSFPGMHSVADALELGVKVTGCTVHFVDGGVDTGPIIAQEAVPVEPDDDEDRLHERIKVVERRLLVDVVERLGRAGATVEGRKVRLR, from the coding sequence TTGGAACTGCCCGTCCCGGTCAAGCTGGTGGTGCTCGCCTCCGGGTCGGGCACGCTGCTGCAGTCGCTCCTGGACGCGACCCAGCGCATGGGCTTCCCGGCGAAGGTCGTGGCCGTGGGCACGGACCGGCCCGGGGTGGAAGCGCTGGCGCGTGCCGAACGCGCGCGCGTGCCGCACTTCACCGTCCGCCTGGGCGACCACCCGGACCGCAACGCGTGGGACAAGGCGCTCACCGAGGCGGTCGCCGCCTACGAGCCCGACCTCGTGGTGTCGGCGGGGTTCCTGAAGATCCTGGGGACGAACTTCCTCGCCCGCTTCCCGAACCGTGTGATCAACACCCACCCGGCCCTGCTGCCGTCGTTCCCGGGGATGCACTCCGTGGCCGATGCGCTGGAGCTGGGCGTCAAGGTGACCGGGTGCACCGTGCACTTCGTGGACGGCGGGGTGGACACCGGGCCGATCATCGCCCAGGAAGCGGTGCCGGTCGAACCGGACGACGACGAGGACAGGCTGCACGAGCGCATCAAGGTCGTGGAACGACGGCTGCTCGTGGACGTGGTGGAACGACTCGGCCGGGCCGGTGCCACGGTCGAGGGACGGAAGGTGAGGTTGCGGTGA
- a CDS encoding DUF6350 family protein: MQVLTSYGRSGDGVTDPEHRGERSPVVRARVFAAAVLGPVVTGYVVVAALFGLVTAMASVAQFSIGGVLRAAGPGWLAAYQVPVTIAGRPLGVLPLLATIGAVALVVRAAANATARLGYREPGAAVPLVAAMAGAHALGGLGIALFDDSGGVRVEPLPAFTVPAAVAGVAAAAGAASRSGLVATLRNYLDPQAVRGLRAGALGLAGLLAAGALVHTVALVLASGTIRELFASNAPGFGSGAGMLLLSLGYLPNAVIGGLAFATGPGFSIGSFSIGAFSFTGGPVPGLPVLAGVPEHFAPWWPVLMFLPAAVGAMLGWTLRRADDNPLARLRIVAIAGALVGFGCVVLGTLAGGRLGGGAFDPVTIPVGLLSVAAFGWIAVPGALVAWFAGPRARPGPEPAETAESAESTESTESTESTEDVETTENTENTEDSAGSEEFGVAAEIEAELEDLDAELEELEAEVRAEATEADADHTADPASTADPGADVEDEPDEDPADEPEAEEPPPTDGKPDEPS, encoded by the coding sequence ATGCAGGTGCTCACCTCGTACGGCCGGTCCGGGGATGGGGTGACGGACCCGGAGCACCGGGGCGAGCGCTCTCCGGTGGTCCGGGCGCGGGTGTTCGCCGCGGCGGTCCTCGGCCCCGTCGTCACCGGTTACGTCGTGGTCGCCGCCCTGTTCGGGCTGGTCACGGCCATGGCTTCGGTGGCGCAGTTCTCGATCGGCGGTGTGCTGCGCGCGGCCGGGCCGGGCTGGCTCGCCGCCTACCAGGTGCCCGTCACGATCGCCGGGCGCCCGCTGGGCGTGCTGCCGCTGCTGGCGACGATCGGAGCTGTCGCGCTGGTCGTCCGGGCGGCGGCGAACGCCACTGCCCGTCTCGGCTATCGCGAGCCGGGTGCGGCGGTGCCGTTGGTCGCCGCCATGGCCGGCGCGCACGCCCTGGGCGGGCTGGGCATCGCGTTGTTCGACGACAGCGGTGGTGTGCGGGTCGAGCCGTTGCCGGCCTTCACGGTGCCCGCCGCCGTCGCCGGTGTGGCCGCGGCGGCGGGAGCGGCGTCGCGTTCCGGGCTGGTGGCGACCCTGCGCAACTACCTGGACCCCCAGGCGGTGCGCGGTCTGCGGGCCGGGGCGCTGGGCCTGGCCGGGCTGCTCGCGGCGGGCGCGCTCGTGCACACGGTGGCGCTGGTGCTCGCGTCGGGCACGATCCGCGAGCTGTTCGCGTCGAACGCGCCAGGCTTCGGCAGTGGTGCCGGGATGCTGCTGCTGTCGCTGGGCTACCTCCCGAACGCGGTGATCGGTGGCCTGGCCTTCGCCACCGGTCCGGGCTTCTCGATCGGCTCGTTCTCGATCGGCGCGTTCTCCTTCACGGGCGGCCCGGTGCCGGGCCTGCCGGTGCTCGCCGGTGTCCCGGAACACTTCGCGCCCTGGTGGCCGGTGCTGATGTTCCTGCCGGCCGCGGTCGGCGCGATGCTCGGCTGGACGCTGCGCCGCGCGGACGACAACCCGCTCGCGCGGCTGCGGATCGTCGCCATCGCGGGTGCGCTGGTCGGGTTCGGTTGCGTGGTGCTCGGCACGCTCGCCGGCGGGCGGCTCGGCGGTGGCGCGTTCGATCCGGTGACGATCCCGGTCGGGCTGCTGTCGGTGGCCGCGTTCGGGTGGATCGCCGTGCCCGGTGCTCTGGTGGCGTGGTTCGCCGGTCCGCGTGCCCGCCCCGGACCGGAACCGGCGGAGACCGCGGAAAGCGCGGAATCCACCGAATCCACCGAATCCACCGAATCCACCGAGGACGTTGAGACCACCGAGAACACCGAGAACACCGAGGACTCTGCGGGGTCCGAGGAATTCGGGGTGGCGGCCGAGATCGAGGCCGAACTGGAGGACCTCGATGCGGAGCTGGAGGAGCTCGAAGCGGAGGTCCGGGCCGAGGCCACGGAAGCAGATGCCGACCACACCGCCGACCCCGCTAGCACCGCCGACCCCGGAGCGGACGTCGAGGACGAGCCGGACGAGGATCCCGCGGACGAGCCGGAAGCAGAGGAACCGCCGCCCACCGACGGGAAGCCGGACGAGCCCAGCTAG
- a CDS encoding DUF5336 domain-containing protein: MTFPSGGPGYPQQGGGGQPPGTGGLPQQQPPAQSGAGLSPANLSMILTLFIGLLGLVNYFIGFSEEAQGADQPVLFLLVGGLLAALAVLPRGPRTLPFAVLFSVLGALTAILVVVHVPSQAETPGIYTVILILGILQMLVAIAALLFDAGVLKMPQPQAPQYGQPYGGQPGQQFGQPGQPGQPGHGEPKGGPSGTQYGPPVSPPQQQSTVYAPQQGQFYSPPGSEGRQGQQPGTPPGGSPQS, translated from the coding sequence ATGACGTTCCCCAGTGGTGGACCGGGATACCCGCAGCAGGGCGGCGGTGGCCAGCCCCCGGGGACCGGCGGGTTGCCGCAGCAGCAGCCTCCGGCGCAGTCCGGGGCGGGTCTGTCGCCGGCGAACCTGAGCATGATCCTGACGCTGTTCATCGGCCTGCTGGGCCTGGTGAACTACTTCATCGGATTCTCCGAGGAGGCGCAGGGCGCCGACCAGCCGGTGCTCTTCCTGCTCGTCGGTGGTCTGCTGGCGGCGCTGGCGGTGCTGCCGCGGGGCCCGCGCACGCTCCCGTTCGCGGTGCTGTTCAGCGTGCTCGGCGCACTCACCGCGATCCTGGTGGTCGTGCACGTCCCGTCCCAGGCGGAGACGCCGGGTATCTACACGGTGATCCTGATCCTGGGCATCCTGCAGATGCTGGTCGCGATCGCGGCGCTGCTGTTCGACGCGGGTGTCCTGAAGATGCCGCAGCCGCAGGCGCCGCAGTACGGTCAGCCCTACGGCGGTCAGCCGGGGCAGCAGTTCGGCCAGCCCGGTCAGCCGGGTCAGCCGGGTCACGGTGAGCCGAAGGGCGGCCCGTCGGGCACGCAGTACGGTCCGCCGGTGTCCCCGCCGCAGCAGCAGTCCACGGTCTACGCCCCGCAGCAGGGCCAGTTCTACAGCCCGCCCGGGTCCGAGGGCCGGCAGGGCCAGCAGCCGGGTACCCCGCCCGGCGGCAGCCCGCAGAGCTGA
- the sucD gene encoding succinate--CoA ligase subunit alpha, with protein sequence MSIFLDSSSKIIVQGITGSEGTKHATKMLQAGSNIVGGVNARKAGQTVTIAGKDLTVFGTVEEAMKETGADVSVIFVPPKFAKDAVIEAIDAEIPLAVVITEGIPVHDSAYFWAHNVAKGNKTRIIGPNCPGVISPGKSNAGIIPANITGPGKIGLVSKSGTLTYQMMYELRDIGFSTAVGIGGDPVIGTTHIDALEAFQADPETEVIVMIGEIGGDAEERAAAYIKENVTKPVVGYVAGFTAPEGKTMGHAGAIVSGSAGTAQAKKEALEAAGVKVGKTPSETAALARELYENLH encoded by the coding sequence ATGTCGATCTTCCTCGATTCCAGCAGCAAGATCATCGTTCAGGGCATCACCGGGTCCGAGGGCACCAAGCACGCGACCAAGATGCTGCAGGCCGGCTCGAACATCGTCGGTGGCGTGAACGCGCGCAAGGCCGGCCAGACGGTCACCATCGCCGGCAAGGACCTGACCGTGTTCGGCACGGTCGAAGAGGCGATGAAGGAGACCGGCGCGGACGTGTCGGTCATCTTCGTGCCGCCGAAGTTCGCCAAGGACGCCGTGATCGAGGCCATCGACGCGGAGATCCCGCTCGCCGTGGTGATCACCGAGGGCATCCCGGTGCACGACTCGGCCTACTTCTGGGCGCACAACGTCGCCAAGGGCAACAAGACCCGCATCATCGGTCCGAACTGCCCGGGCGTCATCTCGCCGGGCAAGTCCAACGCGGGCATCATCCCGGCCAACATCACCGGCCCCGGCAAGATCGGCCTGGTGTCCAAGTCGGGCACGCTGACCTACCAGATGATGTACGAGCTGCGGGACATCGGCTTCTCCACGGCCGTCGGCATCGGTGGTGACCCGGTCATCGGCACCACCCACATCGACGCGCTCGAGGCGTTCCAGGCCGACCCGGAGACCGAGGTCATCGTCATGATCGGCGAGATCGGTGGCGACGCCGAGGAGCGGGCCGCGGCCTACATCAAGGAGAACGTGACCAAGCCGGTCGTCGGCTACGTCGCGGGCTTCACCGCCCCCGAGGGCAAGACCATGGGGCACGCGGGCGCGATCGTGTCCGGCTCGGCCGGCACCGCGCAGGCGAAGAAGGAGGCCCTCGAGGCCGCGGGCGTGAAGGTCGGCAAGACGCCGTCCGAGACCGCCGCGCTGGCCCGGGAGCTGTACGAGAACCTGCACTGA
- the sucC gene encoding ADP-forming succinate--CoA ligase subunit beta yields MDLYEYQAKDLFAAHGVPVLPGAVASTPEEAQAAAEKIGGQVVVKAQVKTGGRGKAGGVKLAKDPAEAKEKAEAILGLDIKGHITHRVLVTEASDIAEEYYFSFLLDRANRTFLAMASSEGGMEIEQLAVERPEALAKVPVDPIAGVDKAKALEILTAGNFPEAIRDQAADVVVKLWETFVAEDATLVEVNPLVRDPQDKIVALDGKVTLDENAGFRQPKQAELVDKQTEDPLEAKAKAKDLNYVKLDGEVGIIGNGAGLVMSTLDVVAYAGEKHGGVKPANFLDIGGGASAEVMAAGLDVILNDPAVKSVFVNVFGGITACDAVATGIVEALKILGDEASKPLVVRLDGNNVEEGRRILNEANHPLVTQVDTMDNAADKAAELAAAGA; encoded by the coding sequence GTGGACCTCTACGAATACCAGGCGAAGGACCTCTTCGCCGCCCACGGCGTGCCGGTACTGCCCGGCGCCGTAGCGAGCACCCCGGAAGAAGCCCAGGCCGCCGCCGAGAAGATCGGCGGCCAGGTCGTCGTCAAGGCCCAGGTCAAGACCGGTGGCCGCGGCAAGGCCGGCGGCGTGAAGCTCGCCAAGGACCCGGCCGAGGCCAAGGAGAAGGCTGAAGCCATCCTCGGCCTCGACATCAAGGGCCACATCACGCACCGCGTGCTGGTGACCGAGGCGTCCGACATCGCGGAGGAGTACTACTTCTCCTTCCTGCTGGACCGCGCCAACCGCACCTTCCTCGCCATGGCCTCGTCCGAGGGCGGCATGGAGATCGAGCAGCTGGCCGTGGAGCGGCCCGAGGCGCTCGCCAAGGTGCCGGTCGACCCGATCGCCGGGGTGGACAAGGCCAAGGCGCTGGAGATCCTGACCGCGGGCAACTTCCCCGAGGCCATCCGCGACCAGGCGGCCGACGTGGTCGTCAAGCTGTGGGAGACCTTCGTCGCCGAGGACGCCACGCTGGTCGAGGTCAACCCGCTGGTCCGCGACCCGCAGGACAAGATCGTCGCGCTGGACGGCAAGGTCACCCTCGACGAGAACGCCGGCTTCCGGCAGCCCAAGCAGGCGGAGCTCGTCGACAAGCAGACCGAGGACCCGCTGGAGGCCAAGGCCAAGGCCAAGGACCTCAACTACGTCAAGCTCGACGGCGAGGTCGGCATCATCGGCAACGGCGCGGGCCTGGTCATGTCCACGCTGGACGTGGTCGCCTACGCCGGTGAGAAGCACGGCGGCGTCAAGCCCGCGAACTTCCTCGACATCGGTGGTGGCGCTTCGGCCGAGGTCATGGCCGCCGGCCTGGACGTCATCCTGAACGACCCGGCCGTCAAGTCGGTGTTCGTCAACGTCTTCGGTGGCATCACCGCCTGCGACGCGGTCGCCACCGGCATCGTCGAGGCGCTGAAGATCCTGGGCGACGAGGCCTCCAAGCCGCTCGTGGTCCGTCTCGACGGCAACAACGTCGAGGAAGGCCGCCGGATCCTCAACGAGGCCAACCACCCGCTCGTCACGCAGGTGGACACCATGGACAACGCAGCGGACAAGGCTGCCGAGCTGGCCGCGGCAGGAGCGTAA
- a CDS encoding peptidoglycan DD-metalloendopeptidase family protein: MVAAVAAGAFAAAAAGQTLQSTQTSDADMTPLADTGDASASFAFGGDAPTGAPEILPAANFTDASAEVQRLTDSENVTMARQAHDAEAARAAAREAARPKTCLPAKGTFTSGFGARWGTSHLGVDIANSIGTPIYAATDGVVIEAGPASGFGLWVRIQMDDGTIQVYGHVNTYSVREGQKVKCGQQIAEIGNRGQSTGPHLHFEIWQNGTRKIDPRPWLAARGINL, translated from the coding sequence GTGGTCGCCGCCGTTGCGGCCGGCGCGTTCGCCGCTGCCGCCGCCGGGCAGACCCTCCAGTCCACGCAGACTTCCGACGCCGACATGACTCCCCTGGCCGACACCGGAGACGCGAGCGCGTCGTTCGCCTTCGGTGGTGACGCCCCCACCGGCGCGCCCGAGATCCTTCCCGCGGCCAACTTCACCGACGCGTCGGCTGAGGTGCAGCGCCTCACCGACAGCGAGAACGTCACGATGGCCCGGCAGGCCCACGACGCCGAAGCCGCCCGCGCCGCGGCCCGTGAGGCTGCCCGGCCCAAGACCTGCCTGCCCGCGAAGGGCACGTTCACCTCCGGCTTCGGCGCCCGCTGGGGAACCAGCCACCTCGGCGTCGACATCGCCAACTCGATCGGCACCCCGATCTACGCCGCGACCGACGGCGTGGTGATCGAGGCCGGCCCGGCGAGCGGCTTCGGCCTGTGGGTGCGGATCCAGATGGACGACGGCACCATCCAGGTCTACGGCCACGTCAACACCTACTCCGTGCGCGAGGGCCAGAAGGTCAAGTGCGGTCAGCAGATCGCCGAGATCGGCAACCGCGGCCAGAGCACCGGGCCACACCTGCATTTCGAGATCTGGCAGAACGGCACCCGCAAGATCGACCCGCGGCCCTGGCTCGCCGCCCGCGGCATCAACCTCTGA
- the pcrA gene encoding DNA helicase PcrA, protein MSTLFDLPAEPPARPAPGRHADLLADLNPAQREAVTHTGAPLLVVAGAGSGKTRVLTRRIAYLLAERGVHPGEIMAITFTNKAAAEMRERVGELVGRRANAMWVSTFHSMCVRLLRREAKTLDMSSNFSIYDADDTRRLVTLVARDLDIDPKRYPARALAVHISNHKNELTDPEDATAKASNDLERRVAEVYTEYQRRLRLANAFDFDDLIMRTVELFQAFPDVAEHYRRRFRHVLVDEYQDTNHAQYTLVRELVGTTRTEGGVEPAELCVVGDADQSIYAFRGATIRNIEEFERDFPDARTILLEQNYRSTQTILSAANAVISRNPNRRDKRLWTDSGDGEKIGVYVADNEHDEAAFVAGEIDALVDQGEAKYSDVAVFYRTNNQSRVFEEIFIRLGLPYRVVGGVRFYERREVRDALAYLRVLANPEDTVSLRRILNVPKRGIGERAEACVATHAERERISFAAALRDAVAGKVPLLNPRSQKAIAGFVELLDGLIALVEEGAEVADVLEAVLERTGYRAELEESDDPQDASRVDNLTELVTVAREFAEQAAEMPPLAEDDAGVPEPGSLAAFLERVSLVADADSVPTPDSDGEEEDSGVVTLMTVHTAKGLEYPVVFCTGWEDGVFPHLRALGEPAELAEERRLAYVAITRARKRLYLSRAITRSAWGQPMTNPASRFFDEVPSELLDWRREEPSSAAEPSFGSPRAATTWGRRSRFGEDSAQAGIAARGMRSTPFKGWQNTVALKLEVGDRVNHDKYGLGTVVEASGEGPRATATIDFGSAGKVKLMLIGSVPMVKL, encoded by the coding sequence ATGAGCACCCTGTTCGACCTCCCCGCCGAGCCGCCCGCGCGTCCCGCGCCGGGCCGCCACGCCGATCTGCTCGCCGACCTCAACCCCGCGCAGCGGGAAGCGGTCACGCACACCGGGGCGCCGCTGCTGGTGGTCGCCGGCGCGGGCTCCGGCAAGACCCGGGTGCTGACCCGGCGCATCGCCTACCTGCTGGCCGAGCGCGGTGTGCACCCCGGCGAGATCATGGCGATCACGTTCACCAACAAGGCCGCGGCCGAGATGCGGGAGCGCGTCGGTGAGCTGGTGGGCAGGCGCGCGAACGCCATGTGGGTGTCCACGTTCCACTCGATGTGCGTGCGGCTGCTGCGGCGCGAGGCGAAGACGCTCGACATGTCGTCGAACTTCTCGATCTACGACGCCGACGACACGCGCCGCCTGGTCACCCTCGTCGCGCGGGACCTGGACATCGACCCCAAGCGCTACCCGGCCCGCGCGCTCGCGGTGCACATCTCCAACCACAAGAACGAGCTGACCGACCCGGAGGACGCCACGGCGAAGGCGTCCAACGACCTGGAGCGCCGGGTCGCCGAGGTCTACACCGAGTACCAGCGGCGGCTGCGGCTGGCGAACGCGTTCGACTTCGACGACCTGATCATGCGCACGGTCGAGCTGTTCCAGGCCTTCCCCGACGTGGCCGAGCACTACCGCCGCCGGTTCCGGCACGTCCTGGTCGACGAGTACCAGGACACCAACCACGCCCAGTACACGCTGGTCCGGGAGCTGGTGGGGACCACTCGGACCGAGGGCGGTGTCGAGCCGGCGGAGCTGTGCGTGGTCGGTGACGCCGACCAGTCGATCTACGCGTTCCGCGGCGCCACCATCCGCAACATCGAGGAGTTCGAGCGGGACTTCCCGGACGCCCGCACCATCCTGCTGGAGCAGAACTACCGCTCCACCCAGACCATCCTGTCCGCCGCCAACGCGGTCATCTCGCGCAACCCGAACCGGCGGGACAAGCGGCTGTGGACCGACTCCGGCGACGGCGAGAAGATCGGCGTCTACGTCGCCGACAACGAGCACGACGAGGCGGCCTTCGTCGCGGGCGAGATCGACGCGCTGGTCGACCAGGGCGAGGCGAAGTACTCCGACGTGGCGGTGTTCTACCGCACCAACAACCAGTCGCGGGTGTTCGAGGAGATCTTCATCCGGCTCGGGCTGCCCTACCGCGTGGTCGGCGGCGTCCGCTTCTACGAGCGCCGCGAGGTGCGGGACGCGCTGGCCTACCTGCGGGTGCTGGCCAACCCGGAGGACACGGTCAGCCTGCGGCGCATCCTCAACGTGCCCAAGCGGGGCATCGGTGAGCGGGCGGAGGCGTGCGTGGCCACCCACGCCGAGCGGGAGCGGATCTCGTTCGCGGCCGCGCTGCGGGACGCGGTGGCCGGCAAGGTGCCGCTGCTCAACCCGCGTTCGCAGAAGGCGATCGCCGGTTTCGTCGAGCTGCTCGACGGGCTGATCGCGCTGGTCGAGGAGGGCGCGGAGGTCGCCGACGTGCTCGAGGCCGTGCTGGAGCGCACGGGTTACCGGGCCGAGCTGGAGGAGTCCGACGACCCGCAGGACGCCTCCCGGGTGGACAACCTGACCGAGCTCGTCACCGTAGCGCGGGAGTTCGCCGAGCAGGCTGCCGAGATGCCGCCGCTCGCCGAGGACGACGCGGGCGTGCCCGAGCCGGGCTCGCTGGCGGCGTTCCTCGAGCGGGTCTCGCTGGTGGCCGACGCGGACTCGGTGCCCACACCGGACTCCGATGGTGAGGAAGAGGACTCCGGGGTGGTCACGCTGATGACCGTGCACACCGCCAAGGGGCTGGAGTACCCGGTGGTGTTCTGCACGGGCTGGGAGGACGGCGTCTTCCCGCACCTGCGGGCCCTGGGCGAGCCCGCCGAGCTGGCCGAGGAGCGGCGGCTGGCGTACGTGGCCATCACGCGGGCGCGCAAGCGGCTGTACCTGAGCCGGGCGATCACGCGCTCCGCGTGGGGACAGCCGATGACGAACCCGGCGTCCCGGTTCTTCGACGAGGTGCCGTCCGAGCTGCTCGACTGGCGCCGGGAGGAGCCGTCGTCGGCCGCGGAGCCGTCGTTCGGCTCGCCCCGGGCGGCGACCACCTGGGGGCGGCGCTCCCGCTTCGGCGAGGACTCCGCGCAGGCCGGCATCGCGGCCCGCGGCATGCGGTCGACGCCGTTCAAGGGCTGGCAGAACACCGTGGCGCTGAAGCTCGAGGTGGGTGACCGCGTCAACCACGACAAGTACGGTCTCGGCACGGTGGTCGAAGCTTCCGGTGAGGGTCCGCGTGCCACGGCCACCATCGATTTCGGCAGCGCCGGCAAGGTGAAGCTGATGCTGATCGGCAGCGTCCCCATGGTGAAGCTGTAG